One genomic region from Amphiprion ocellaris isolate individual 3 ecotype Okinawa chromosome 20, ASM2253959v1, whole genome shotgun sequence encodes:
- the dpysl5a gene encoding dihydropyrimidinase-related protein 5a isoform X2, giving the protein MSSSSAMARILIKGGKVVNDDCTQEADVYIENGIIQQVGKELMIPGGAKVIDASGKLVLPGGIDTSVHLEESFMNATTADDFYSGTKAALAGGTTMVIGHVLPEKNESLLEAYEKCRSSADSKSCCDYALHVGVTWWGPKVRAEMEKLVREHGVNSFQMFMAYKDMFMLRDSELFQALQHCKDIGAIARVHAENGELVAEGAKEALDLGISGPEGIEISRPEELEAEATHRAITIANRAHCPIYLVNVSSMSAGDVVATAKMQGKVVHGETTTAHAVLNGMQYYHQDWSHAAAHVTVPPLRLDPSTPNYLMSLLGNDTLNVLGSDHRPFTIKQKAMGKDDFTKIPHGLPGIQDRMSVIWEKGVIGGKMDENRFVAVTSSNAAKIYNFYPRKGRIIPGADADVVVWDPEGSKTISVDSQVQGGDINLYEGLRCHGVPLVTISRGRLVYENGMFTCAEGSGKFCPLRTFPDYLYKKMVQREKSQAVKAVEREPYTGDVVAVVNSGKRDFAASDLDTPTRPCTRHGGVRDLHESSFSLSGAQIDDNIPKRSSARILAPPGGRSSGIW; this is encoded by the exons ATGTCTTCCAGCTCAGCGATGGCCCGGATCCTGATAAAGGGCGGTAAAGTGGTGAACGACGACTGCACCCAGGAGGCCGACGTCTACATCGAGAACGGCATCATCCAGCAGGTGGGGAAGGAGCTGATGATCCCTGGTGGGGCCAAAGTCATCGACGCCTCGGGGAAACTGGTGCTTCCTGGAGGCATCGACACCAGCGTCCACCTGGAGGAGAGCTTCATGAACGCCACCACGGCGGACGATTTCTACAGCGGCACCAAG GCGGCTTTAGCTGGCGGAACAACAATGGTGATCGGACATGTTCTGCCAGAGAAGAACGAGTCTTTGCTGGAAGCTTACGAAAAATGTCGCAGCTCGGCCGACTCCAAATCCTGCTGCGACTACGCTCTGCACGTGGGAGTTACTTGGTGGGGGCCCAAG GTGCGAGCCGAGATGGAGAAGCTGGTGCGAGAGCATGGAGTGAACTCCTTCCAGATGTTCATGGCCTATAAGGACATGTTCATGCTGAGGGACAGCGAACTCTTCCAGGCCCTGCAGCACTGTAAGGACATCGGAGCCATAGCAAGGGTTCATGCTGAGAACGGGGAGCTGGTGGCCGAG GGTGCAAAGGAAGCTTTGGATCTGGGCATCAGTGGTCCAGAGGGGATTGAAATCAGCAGGCCTGAAGAG CTGGAAGCTGAGGCGACTCACAGGGCAATAACCATCGCCAACAGG gCCCACTGCCCAATCTATCTGGTGAATGTGTCCAGTATGTCTGCAGGAGATGTGGTGGCTACGGCTAAGATGCAAG GTAAGGTGGTCCATGGGGAAACCACCACGGCCCACGCTGTCCTGAACGGTATGCAGTACTATCACCAGGACTGGTCCCATGCGGCGGCTCATGTAACGGTGCCTCCTCTCCGCCTGGACCCCAGCACTCCAAATTACCTAATGAGCCTGCTGGGAAA CGACACTCTGAATGTTTTGGGGTCCGACCACCGTCCGTTCACCATCAAACAGAAAGCCATGGGCAAGGATGACTTCACAAAGATCCCCCACGGGCTTCCTGGTATTCAGGACCGAATGAGCGTCATCTGGGAGAAAGGAGTG ATTGGAGGTAAAATGGATGAGAATCGTTTTGTAGCAGTCACAAGCTCAAACGCAGCCAAGATTTACAACTTCTACCCGAGGAAAGGCCGGATCATCCCGGGAGCAGATGCTGATGTGGTGGTTTGGGACCCCGAGGGATCCAA GACTATTTCTGTGGACAGCCAGGTCCAGGGCGGGGATATAAACCTGTATGAAGGTCTTCGCTGTCACGGCGTCCCTTTGGTCACCATCAGCCGCGGACGCCTGGTCTATGAAAACGGCATGTTCACGTGTGCCGAGGGCTCCGGGAAGTTTTGCCCGCTGAGGACTTTCCCAGATTACCTCTACAAGAAGATGGTTCAGAGGGAAAAG TCCCAAGCGGTGAAAGCCGTGGAGCGGGAGCCCTACACAGGTGATGTTGTTGCCGTGGTGAATTCAGGAAAGAGGGACTTTGCGGCTTCGGATCTGGATACTCCGACTCGCCCCTGCACCCGACATGGAGGCGTGAGGGACCTCCACGAGTCCAGCTTCAGCCTGTCTG GCGCTCAGATCGATGACAACATTCCAAAGAGATCCTCTGCCAGGATCTTAGCTCCTCCTGGAGGAAGATCCAGTGGCATCTGGTAA
- the dpysl5a gene encoding dihydropyrimidinase-related protein 5a isoform X1: MRHHQKAIAMSSSSAMARILIKGGKVVNDDCTQEADVYIENGIIQQVGKELMIPGGAKVIDASGKLVLPGGIDTSVHLEESFMNATTADDFYSGTKAALAGGTTMVIGHVLPEKNESLLEAYEKCRSSADSKSCCDYALHVGVTWWGPKVRAEMEKLVREHGVNSFQMFMAYKDMFMLRDSELFQALQHCKDIGAIARVHAENGELVAEGAKEALDLGISGPEGIEISRPEELEAEATHRAITIANRAHCPIYLVNVSSMSAGDVVATAKMQGKVVHGETTTAHAVLNGMQYYHQDWSHAAAHVTVPPLRLDPSTPNYLMSLLGNDTLNVLGSDHRPFTIKQKAMGKDDFTKIPHGLPGIQDRMSVIWEKGVIGGKMDENRFVAVTSSNAAKIYNFYPRKGRIIPGADADVVVWDPEGSKTISVDSQVQGGDINLYEGLRCHGVPLVTISRGRLVYENGMFTCAEGSGKFCPLRTFPDYLYKKMVQREKSQAVKAVEREPYTGDVVAVVNSGKRDFAASDLDTPTRPCTRHGGVRDLHESSFSLSGAQIDDNIPKRSSARILAPPGGRSSGIW; this comes from the exons ATGAGGCACCACCAAAA AGCAATAGCCATGTCTTCCAGCTCAGCGATGGCCCGGATCCTGATAAAGGGCGGTAAAGTGGTGAACGACGACTGCACCCAGGAGGCCGACGTCTACATCGAGAACGGCATCATCCAGCAGGTGGGGAAGGAGCTGATGATCCCTGGTGGGGCCAAAGTCATCGACGCCTCGGGGAAACTGGTGCTTCCTGGAGGCATCGACACCAGCGTCCACCTGGAGGAGAGCTTCATGAACGCCACCACGGCGGACGATTTCTACAGCGGCACCAAG GCGGCTTTAGCTGGCGGAACAACAATGGTGATCGGACATGTTCTGCCAGAGAAGAACGAGTCTTTGCTGGAAGCTTACGAAAAATGTCGCAGCTCGGCCGACTCCAAATCCTGCTGCGACTACGCTCTGCACGTGGGAGTTACTTGGTGGGGGCCCAAG GTGCGAGCCGAGATGGAGAAGCTGGTGCGAGAGCATGGAGTGAACTCCTTCCAGATGTTCATGGCCTATAAGGACATGTTCATGCTGAGGGACAGCGAACTCTTCCAGGCCCTGCAGCACTGTAAGGACATCGGAGCCATAGCAAGGGTTCATGCTGAGAACGGGGAGCTGGTGGCCGAG GGTGCAAAGGAAGCTTTGGATCTGGGCATCAGTGGTCCAGAGGGGATTGAAATCAGCAGGCCTGAAGAG CTGGAAGCTGAGGCGACTCACAGGGCAATAACCATCGCCAACAGG gCCCACTGCCCAATCTATCTGGTGAATGTGTCCAGTATGTCTGCAGGAGATGTGGTGGCTACGGCTAAGATGCAAG GTAAGGTGGTCCATGGGGAAACCACCACGGCCCACGCTGTCCTGAACGGTATGCAGTACTATCACCAGGACTGGTCCCATGCGGCGGCTCATGTAACGGTGCCTCCTCTCCGCCTGGACCCCAGCACTCCAAATTACCTAATGAGCCTGCTGGGAAA CGACACTCTGAATGTTTTGGGGTCCGACCACCGTCCGTTCACCATCAAACAGAAAGCCATGGGCAAGGATGACTTCACAAAGATCCCCCACGGGCTTCCTGGTATTCAGGACCGAATGAGCGTCATCTGGGAGAAAGGAGTG ATTGGAGGTAAAATGGATGAGAATCGTTTTGTAGCAGTCACAAGCTCAAACGCAGCCAAGATTTACAACTTCTACCCGAGGAAAGGCCGGATCATCCCGGGAGCAGATGCTGATGTGGTGGTTTGGGACCCCGAGGGATCCAA GACTATTTCTGTGGACAGCCAGGTCCAGGGCGGGGATATAAACCTGTATGAAGGTCTTCGCTGTCACGGCGTCCCTTTGGTCACCATCAGCCGCGGACGCCTGGTCTATGAAAACGGCATGTTCACGTGTGCCGAGGGCTCCGGGAAGTTTTGCCCGCTGAGGACTTTCCCAGATTACCTCTACAAGAAGATGGTTCAGAGGGAAAAG TCCCAAGCGGTGAAAGCCGTGGAGCGGGAGCCCTACACAGGTGATGTTGTTGCCGTGGTGAATTCAGGAAAGAGGGACTTTGCGGCTTCGGATCTGGATACTCCGACTCGCCCCTGCACCCGACATGGAGGCGTGAGGGACCTCCACGAGTCCAGCTTCAGCCTGTCTG GCGCTCAGATCGATGACAACATTCCAAAGAGATCCTCTGCCAGGATCTTAGCTCCTCCTGGAGGAAGATCCAGTGGCATCTGGTAA